In the genome of Actinomadura graeca, one region contains:
- the pqqE gene encoding pyrroloquinoline quinone biosynthesis protein PqqE — protein sequence MTGPATATGQEARNLPAPWALLAEVTHACPLHCPYCSNPLELVRKSAELSAGDWARVFAEAADLGVVQSHISGGEPLLRPDLPEIVASAHRAGVYTQLVTSGLGLTADRLGGLAEAGLNSVQLSVQDARRPGSDLIAGTASYTAKEHAAEVIRASGLPFGLNVVLHRHNLDHLPEIIELGARWGAGRIELANTQFYGWALRNRAALLPTRDQLDRAKATVAAYDAGGGPELVWVMPDYYEGLPKPCMGGWGMRSITVGPDGTALPCPAAYAIADLAPPNVRDRPLSWIWTESAAFNAYRGTAWMTGPCGGCPRRETDFGGCRCQAYALTGDAARTDPACSLSPDHHLVRDPVTEAVQAPAPEPVFVYRYPS from the coding sequence GTGACCGGCCCGGCCACGGCGACCGGCCAGGAGGCGCGGAACCTCCCCGCACCCTGGGCGCTGCTCGCGGAGGTCACCCACGCGTGCCCGCTGCACTGCCCGTACTGCTCGAACCCGCTGGAACTGGTGCGTAAGAGCGCGGAGCTGTCCGCCGGCGACTGGGCGCGCGTCTTCGCCGAGGCGGCCGACCTCGGCGTGGTGCAGTCCCACATCTCCGGAGGCGAGCCGCTGCTGCGCCCCGACCTGCCGGAGATCGTCGCGTCCGCCCACCGGGCCGGCGTCTACACCCAGCTCGTCACCAGCGGCCTCGGCCTCACCGCCGACCGGCTCGGCGGGCTGGCGGAGGCCGGGCTCAACAGCGTCCAGCTCTCGGTCCAGGACGCCCGCCGCCCCGGCTCCGACCTGATCGCCGGGACCGCCTCGTACACCGCCAAGGAACACGCCGCCGAGGTGATCCGCGCCTCCGGGCTGCCCTTCGGGCTGAACGTCGTCCTGCACCGGCACAACCTCGACCACCTCCCGGAGATCATCGAGCTCGGCGCCCGCTGGGGGGCGGGCAGGATCGAGCTCGCCAACACCCAGTTCTACGGCTGGGCGCTCCGCAACCGCGCGGCGCTGCTGCCCACCAGGGACCAGCTCGACCGTGCCAAGGCCACCGTCGCCGCCTACGACGCCGGCGGCGGGCCCGAGCTGGTGTGGGTCATGCCCGACTACTACGAGGGGCTCCCGAAGCCGTGCATGGGCGGCTGGGGCATGCGCTCGATCACCGTCGGCCCGGACGGCACGGCGCTCCCGTGCCCCGCCGCCTACGCGATCGCGGACCTGGCGCCGCCGAACGTCCGCGACCGTCCGCTGTCCTGGATCTGGACGGAGTCGGCGGCCTTCAACGCCTACCGGGGCACCGCATGGATGACCGGCCCGTGCGGCGGCTGCCCCCGCCGTGAGACCGACTTCGGCGGCTGCCGCTGCCAGGCGTACGCGCTGACCGGCGACGCCGCGCGCACCGACCCGGCCTGCTCCCTGTCACCCGACCACCACCTGGTCCGGGACCCGGTCACCGAGGCAGTGCAGGCCCCCGCGCCGGAACCCGTGTTCGTCTACCGGTATCCGTCCTGA
- the pqqC gene encoding pyrroloquinoline-quinone synthase PqqC, whose protein sequence is MSTARPVDGLEQRLRRLGADRYHHRHPFNLRMHEGLLSPDELRTWILNRFHYQRHIPVKDALILSKLGTRELRQSWIRRIHDHDGVPGEDGRPAQDGGIERWLRLGEAAGLQRGLLMSGEGVLPAVRLAVDGYVNFCRNATVLEAVASSLTELFAPDLMTTRIAAWERHYPWVEPEGLRYFQMRVGQGRRDAEEALALVERWTRGRRADENLALEAVAFKCDVLWSLLDAVERAGEKAAEHARGPSDAV, encoded by the coding sequence GTGAGCACGGCACGGCCCGTGGACGGGCTGGAGCAACGCCTCCGCAGGCTGGGGGCGGACCGGTACCACCACCGGCATCCCTTCAACCTCCGCATGCACGAGGGGCTGCTGTCCCCGGACGAGCTGCGCACGTGGATCCTCAACCGGTTCCACTACCAGCGGCACATCCCGGTGAAGGACGCGCTGATCCTCTCCAAGCTCGGCACGCGCGAGCTGCGGCAGTCCTGGATCCGCCGCATCCACGACCACGACGGCGTGCCCGGGGAGGACGGCCGTCCCGCGCAGGACGGCGGGATCGAGCGGTGGCTGCGGCTCGGCGAGGCGGCCGGCCTGCAGCGCGGGCTGCTGATGTCCGGCGAGGGCGTGCTGCCCGCGGTCCGGCTGGCCGTGGACGGCTACGTGAACTTCTGCCGCAACGCCACGGTGCTGGAGGCCGTCGCGTCCTCGCTGACCGAGCTGTTCGCGCCCGACCTGATGACGACCCGGATCGCCGCGTGGGAACGCCACTACCCGTGGGTCGAGCCGGAGGGCCTGCGGTATTTCCAGATGCGGGTCGGCCAGGGCCGCCGCGACGCCGAGGAGGCGCTGGCCCTCGTCGAGCGCTGGACGCGCGGCCGCCGCGCCGACGAGAACCTCGCGCTGGAGGCGGTCGCGTTCAAGTGCGACGTGCTCTGGTCCCTGCTGGACGCGGTCGAGCGCGCGGGCGAGAAGGCCGCGGAGCACGCGCGGGGACCGTCCGATGCCGTCTGA
- a CDS encoding spherulation-specific family 4 protein: MPGLTGRVGSVAVPAYFHPAAVDWADLADARLGVVVLNVDSGAGTVRDREFAAVADRTSAAGVRLAGYVDTAYGRRPPCEVEEELRRYRTWYGIRMAFLDQVSAEPGHVLRYRRITAGARGRGMEYIVFNHGTYPDAAYSGLADLLVTFEGPWSAYRRLRAPAWARQLPAERFCHLVYAAPRPVLARALARARRCNAGVVYVTDRKGANPWDGLPEYFSRELSLVYSQQ, from the coding sequence CTCGGTGGCGGTGCCCGCCTACTTCCATCCGGCCGCTGTGGACTGGGCGGACCTCGCCGACGCCCGGCTGGGCGTCGTCGTGCTCAACGTCGACAGCGGGGCGGGCACCGTCCGGGACCGCGAGTTCGCCGCCGTGGCGGACCGCACGTCCGCCGCCGGGGTGCGGCTCGCGGGGTACGTGGACACCGCGTACGGCCGCCGCCCGCCCTGCGAGGTCGAGGAGGAGCTGAGGCGCTACCGGACGTGGTACGGCATCCGGATGGCCTTCCTCGACCAGGTGTCCGCCGAGCCGGGGCACGTCCTGCGGTACAGGCGGATCACCGCCGGGGCGCGGGGCCGCGGCATGGAGTACATCGTCTTCAACCACGGCACCTACCCCGACGCCGCCTACTCCGGGCTCGCCGACCTCCTGGTCACCTTCGAGGGGCCGTGGTCGGCGTACCGCCGTCTGCGTGCGCCCGCGTGGGCGAGGCAGCTCCCCGCCGAACGCTTCTGCCATCTGGTGTACGCAGCACCACGTCCCGTGCTGGCGCGCGCGCTGGCGCGGGCGCGCCGGTGCAACGCGGGGGTCGTGTACGTGACGGACCGCAAGGGCGCGAACCCCTGGGACGGCCTCCCTGAGTACTTCTCCCGCGAGCTGTCACTCGTCTACTCCCAGCAGTGA
- the pqqD gene encoding pyrroloquinoline quinone biosynthesis peptide chaperone PqqD — translation MPSEDHWRPALEDSIVLRYDRVRGADLLLMPERAVRLSGTGGRILRLCDGSRTVDGIITELSRAFPDAPLSDEVPAFLERVREEGWLR, via the coding sequence ATGCCGTCTGAGGACCACTGGCGGCCGGCGCTGGAGGACTCCATCGTGCTGCGGTACGACCGCGTCCGCGGCGCCGACCTGCTGCTCATGCCCGAGCGCGCGGTGCGGCTCAGCGGCACCGGCGGCCGGATCCTGCGGCTGTGCGACGGCAGTCGCACCGTCGACGGCATCATCACCGAGCTGAGCCGGGCGTTCCCGGACGCGCCGCTGTCCGACGAGGTGCCCGCCTTCCTGGAGCGGGTCCGCGAGGAAGGCTGGCTCCGGTGA